From Halorientalis litorea:
CCCGGGAGGAGAGGAAGGGGCTTTCGGTCTCGCCGACCGCGTCAGGCCTGCGAACCGGGTTCGACCGGTCCCTCGTGGCCGTTCTCGCGGTAGTCGTCCTCCGATGCAGTCACACGCTCCTCGCGGTCCGGTTCGGACTCGTCGTCGGGCACAGTGTCGGCCGTCTCGTCGTCAGCGTCGTCAGCGTCGTCTGCCGTCGTCTCGTCGTCAACGTCGTCTGCCGTCATCTCGTCGTCAGCGTCGTCCTCGTCGGTATTGGCGTCCGTCGACGACGCTTCGTCTTCGTCCTCGGCATCGCTCTCGTCGGTTTCGCCGTCCGTCTCCGGTACTGCGTCGGCGTCTCTGTCGTCGGCCAAGTCGTCGTCACGGACCAGCATCGTCTCGCCGCGCGCCCGAATCGACCCCTCGACGACGGCGTCCTCGTGGAGGCGCACGTCGTGGCCGGACACGTCGCCACGGATGCGGGCACCGGCCGCGACGTGAACGGTCCCGTCGCGGGTGGTGACGTTCCCGGTAATCTCCGTCCCGCTGTCGATGTGTACGTCTTCCCGGGCACGGAGGCTGCCGAAAATCTCGTTGTCCGTGCCCACGGAGAGGGACGTGGCGCGGATGTTCCCGTGTAGTCGGCAGTCGTCGCCGACCGTCGCGGGCGTCGAGACACGCCACGCGTCGTCGCTGACGCGGCTACTGCGCGGGATGAGAACCGGGTCGTTGCCGTGGTCGTCACCGTCTGTGAGGTCTGCCATCACGTCCTCGGCGGCCTCCTCCTCGCCGATGCGCAACAGGTGTGAGAGGTAGACGAACAGGAATACCACCGTCGGCATCGGGTTGCGGATGACTATCCAGCCGTTGGCC
This genomic window contains:
- a CDS encoding polymer-forming cytoskeletal protein: MPLRSDPLDELQIPDGTTVEEHDLVTDGDVVVGGQSTVEFGVRGHSVIGGERVRFGGDIEAEGDCRLDMWSDVAGNVLVGENAYLGERVHIDGQLMVSGDLDIGDDVDIEDGFEANGWIVIRNPMPTVVFLFVYLSHLLRIGEEEAAEDVMADLTDGDDHGNDPVLIPRSSRVSDDAWRVSTPATVGDDCRLHGNIRATSLSVGTDNEIFGSLRAREDVHIDSGTEITGNVTTRDGTVHVAAGARIRGDVSGHDVRLHEDAVVEGSIRARGETMLVRDDDLADDRDADAVPETDGETDESDAEDEDEASSTDANTDEDDADDEMTADDVDDETTADDADDADDETADTVPDDESEPDREERVTASEDDYRENGHEGPVEPGSQA